One stretch of Meriones unguiculatus strain TT.TT164.6M chromosome 7, Bangor_MerUng_6.1, whole genome shotgun sequence DNA includes these proteins:
- the Notum gene encoding palmitoleoyl-protein carboxylesterase NOTUM isoform X2: MGGEVRVLLLLGLLHWVGGGGGRKPWRRRGQQPPQPPPPPRAEVAPGAGPPVESFPLDFTAVEGNMDSFMAQVKSLAQSLYPCSAQQLNEDLRLHLLLNTSVTCNDGSPAGYYLKESKGSRRWLLFLEGGWYCFNRENCDSRYSTMRRLMSSKDWPHTRTGTGILSSQPEENPHWWNANMVFIPYCSSDVWSGASPKSEKNEYAFMGSLIIREVVRELLGRGLSVAKVLLLAGSSAGGTGVLLNVDRVAELLEELGYPSVQVRGLADSGWFLDNKQYRRSDCIDTINCAPTEAIRRGIRYWNGMVPERCQRQFKEGEEWNCFFGYKVYPTLRCPVFVVQWLFDEAQLTVDNVHLTGQPVQEGQWLYIQNLGGELRGTLKDVQASFAPACLSHELIIRSYWTDVQVKGTSLPRALHCWDRSFHDSHKASKTPLKGCPFHLVDSCPWPHCNPSCPTIRDQFTGQEMNVAQFLMHMGFDVQTVAQQQGMEPSKLLGMLSSAN; the protein is encoded by the exons ATGGGCGGAGAGGTGCgcgtgctgctgctgctgggcctGCTGCACTGGGTCGGGGGCGGCGGGGGCAGGAAGCCCTGGCGGCGCCGCGGCCAGCAGCCCCCGCAGCCGCCGCCCCCGCCGCGGGCCGAGGTGGCGCCGGGCGCCGGGCCGCCGGTGGAGAGCTTCCCGCTGGACTTCACGGCGGTGGAGGGCAACATGGACAGCTTCATGGCGCAGGTCAAGAGCCTGGCCCAGTCCCTGTACCCCTGCTCTGCGCAACAGCTCAACGAGGACCTCCGTCTGCATCTCCTGCTCAACACGTCGGTGACCTGCAACGACGGCAGCCCCGCGGG CTACTACCTGAAGGAGTCCAAGGGCAGTCGGCGGTGGTTGCTCTTTCTGGAAG GCGGCTGGTACTGCTTCAACCGGGAGAACTGTGACTCCAGATACAGCACCATGAGGCGCCTCATGAGCTCCAAAGACTGGCCGCACACACGCACAG GTACTGGGATTCTGTCCTCTCAGCCAGAGGAGAACCCTCACTGGTGGAATGCCAATATGGT CTTCATCCCCTACTGCTCCAGTGACGTTTGGAGTGGGGCATCACCCAAGTCTGAGAAGA ATGAGTACGCCTTCATGGGCTCCCTCATCATCCGGGAGGTGGTGCGGGAGCTCCTGGGCAGAGGGCTGAGTGTGGCGAAGGTGCTGCTGCTGGCCGGGAGCAG CGCCGGGGGCACCGGGGTGCTGTTGAATGTAGACCGCGTGGCCGAGCTGCTGGAGGAGCTAGGCTACCCGTCCGTCCAGGTGCGGGGTCTGGCGGACTCCGGCTGGTTCCTGGACAACAAACAATACCGGCGCTCCGACTGCATTGATACCATCAACTGTGCGCCCACAGAGGCCATCCGCCGTGGCATCAG GTACTGGAATGGGATGGTCCCGGAGCGCTGTCAGCGCCAGTtcaaggaaggagaggaatggAATTGCTTTTTTGGCTACAAAGTGTACCCGACCCTGCGCT GTCCAGTGTTCGTGGTGCAGTGGCTTTTCGACGAGGCCCAGCTGACCGTGGATAACGTGCACCTCACTGGGCAGCCGGTCCAGGAGGGCCAGTGGCTGTACATCCAGAACCTGGGGGGAGAGCTGCGTGGCACACTCAAGGATGTGCA GGCCAGCTTTgcccctgcctgcctctcccacGAGCTCATCATCCGGAG CTACTGGACGGATGTCCAGGTGAAGGGGACCTCACTGCCCCGGGCACTACACTGCTGGGACCGCAGCTTCCACGACAGCCACAAGGCCAGCAAAACTCCCCTCAAGGGCTGCCCTTTCCACCTGGTGGACAGCTGCCCCTGGCCCCACTGCAATCCCTCCTGCCCTACCATCCGGGACCAGTTCACAGGGCAGGAGATGAACGTGGCTCAGTTCCTCATGCACATGGGCTTTGATGTGCAGACGGTGGCCCAGCAGCAGGGGATGGAGCCCAGCAAGCTGCTAGGGATGCTGAGCAGTGCAAACTAG
- the Notum gene encoding palmitoleoyl-protein carboxylesterase NOTUM isoform X1, giving the protein MGGEVRVLLLLGLLHWVGGGGGRKPWRRRGQQPPQPPPPPRAEVAPGAGPPVESFPLDFTAVEGNMDSFMAQVKSLAQSLYPCSAQQLNEDLRLHLLLNTSVTCNDGSPAGYYLKESKGSRRWLLFLEGGWYCFNRENCDSRYSTMRRLMSSKDWPHTRTGTGILSSQPEENPHWWNANMVFIPYCSSDVWSGASPKSEKNEYAFMGSLIIREVVRELLGRGLSVAKVLLLAGSSAGGTGVLLNVDRVAELLEELGYPSVQVRGLADSGWFLDNKQYRRSDCIDTINCAPTEAIRRGIRYWNGMVPERCQRQFKEGEEWNCFFGYKVYPTLRCPVFVVQWLFDEAQLTVDNVHLTGQPVQEGQWLYIQNLGGELRGTLKDVHYWTDVQVKGTSLPRALHCWDRSFHDSHKASKTPLKGCPFHLVDSCPWPHCNPSCPTIRDQFTGQEMNVAQFLMHMGFDVQTVAQQQGMEPSKLLGMLSSAN; this is encoded by the exons ATGGGCGGAGAGGTGCgcgtgctgctgctgctgggcctGCTGCACTGGGTCGGGGGCGGCGGGGGCAGGAAGCCCTGGCGGCGCCGCGGCCAGCAGCCCCCGCAGCCGCCGCCCCCGCCGCGGGCCGAGGTGGCGCCGGGCGCCGGGCCGCCGGTGGAGAGCTTCCCGCTGGACTTCACGGCGGTGGAGGGCAACATGGACAGCTTCATGGCGCAGGTCAAGAGCCTGGCCCAGTCCCTGTACCCCTGCTCTGCGCAACAGCTCAACGAGGACCTCCGTCTGCATCTCCTGCTCAACACGTCGGTGACCTGCAACGACGGCAGCCCCGCGGG CTACTACCTGAAGGAGTCCAAGGGCAGTCGGCGGTGGTTGCTCTTTCTGGAAG GCGGCTGGTACTGCTTCAACCGGGAGAACTGTGACTCCAGATACAGCACCATGAGGCGCCTCATGAGCTCCAAAGACTGGCCGCACACACGCACAG GTACTGGGATTCTGTCCTCTCAGCCAGAGGAGAACCCTCACTGGTGGAATGCCAATATGGT CTTCATCCCCTACTGCTCCAGTGACGTTTGGAGTGGGGCATCACCCAAGTCTGAGAAGA ATGAGTACGCCTTCATGGGCTCCCTCATCATCCGGGAGGTGGTGCGGGAGCTCCTGGGCAGAGGGCTGAGTGTGGCGAAGGTGCTGCTGCTGGCCGGGAGCAG CGCCGGGGGCACCGGGGTGCTGTTGAATGTAGACCGCGTGGCCGAGCTGCTGGAGGAGCTAGGCTACCCGTCCGTCCAGGTGCGGGGTCTGGCGGACTCCGGCTGGTTCCTGGACAACAAACAATACCGGCGCTCCGACTGCATTGATACCATCAACTGTGCGCCCACAGAGGCCATCCGCCGTGGCATCAG GTACTGGAATGGGATGGTCCCGGAGCGCTGTCAGCGCCAGTtcaaggaaggagaggaatggAATTGCTTTTTTGGCTACAAAGTGTACCCGACCCTGCGCT GTCCAGTGTTCGTGGTGCAGTGGCTTTTCGACGAGGCCCAGCTGACCGTGGATAACGTGCACCTCACTGGGCAGCCGGTCCAGGAGGGCCAGTGGCTGTACATCCAGAACCTGGGGGGAGAGCTGCGTGGCACACTCAAGGATGTGCA CTACTGGACGGATGTCCAGGTGAAGGGGACCTCACTGCCCCGGGCACTACACTGCTGGGACCGCAGCTTCCACGACAGCCACAAGGCCAGCAAAACTCCCCTCAAGGGCTGCCCTTTCCACCTGGTGGACAGCTGCCCCTGGCCCCACTGCAATCCCTCCTGCCCTACCATCCGGGACCAGTTCACAGGGCAGGAGATGAACGTGGCTCAGTTCCTCATGCACATGGGCTTTGATGTGCAGACGGTGGCCCAGCAGCAGGGGATGGAGCCCAGCAAGCTGCTAGGGATGCTGAGCAGTGCAAACTAG
- the Myadml2 gene encoding myeloid-associated differentiation marker-like protein 2: MGSTMEPPGGAYLHLGAVTSPVGTARVLQLAFGCTTFSLVAHRGGFGGVQGTFCMAAWGFCFAFSALVVACEFTRLHSCLRLSWGNFTAAFAMLATLLCATAAVIYPLYFTRLECPPEPAGCMARNFRLAASVFAGLLFMAYAAEVALTRARPGQVASYMATVSGLLKIVQAFVACIIFGALVHESRYGRYVATQWCVAVYSLCFIATVAVVALSVMGHTEGLGCPFDRLVVVYTFLAVLLYLSAAVIWPVFCFDPKYGEPARPPDCPRGGCPWDSQLVVAIFTYVNLLLYIADLAYSQRIRFVPTL, encoded by the coding sequence ATGGGCAGCACCATGGAGCCCCCGGGGGGTGCGTACCTGCACTTGGGCGCCGTGACCTCCCCGGTGGGGACGGCCCGAGTGCTGCAGCTGGCCTTCGGCTGTACCACCTTCAGTCTGGTTGCTCACCGAGGCGGTTTTGGGGGCGTCCAGGGCACTTTCTGCATGGCGGCTTGGGGCTTCTGCTTCGCCTTCTCGGCCCTGGTGGTAGCCTGTGAGTTCACCAGGCTCCACAGCTGCCTGCGCCTCTCCTGGGGCAACTTCACCGCGGCCTTCGCCATGCTGGCCACTCTGCTGTGCGCCACGGCCGCCGTCATCTACCCGCTGTACTTCACGCGGCTGGAGTGCCCACCCGAGCCCGCGGGCTGCATGGCCCGGAACTTCCGCCTGGCTGCCAGCGTCTTCGCGGGCCTCCTCTTCATGGCCTACGCTGCTGAAGTGGCCCTGACGCGGGCGCGGCCCGGTCAGGTGGCCAGCTACATGGCTACAGTGTCTGGGCTCCTGAAGATCGTCCAGGCCTTCGTGGCCTGCATCATCTTCGGGGCGCTTGTTCACGAGAGCCGCTACGGGCGCTACGTGGCCACACAGTGGTGCGTGGCTGTCTACAGCCTGTGCTTCATAGCCACGGTGGCTGTGGTGGCCCTGAGTGTCATGGGACACACAGAGGGCCTGGGCTGCCCCTTTGACCGCctggtggtggtgtacaccttccTGGCCGTGCTGCTGTACCTCAGCGCTGCGGTCATCTGGCCAGTCTTCTGCTTTGACCCCAAGTACGGAGAGCCAGCGCGGCCCCCTGACTGCCCCCGAGGCGGCTGCCCCTGGGACAGCCAGTTGGTGGTGGCCATTTTCACCTATGTCAACCTGCTCCTGTACATCGCCGACCTCGCCTACTCTCAGAGGATCCGCTTCGTTCCCACCTTGTAG
- the Pycr1 gene encoding pyrroline-5-carboxylate reductase 1, mitochondrial: protein MSVGFIGAGQLAFALAKGFTAAGVLAAHKITASSPDMDQATVSALRRMGVNLTPHNREAVSRSDVLFLAVKPHIIPFILDEIGADIEDRHTVVSCAAGVTISSIEKKLTAFQPAPKVIRCMTNTPVVVREGVTVYATGTHARVEDGRLVEQLMGSVGFCTEVEEDLIDAVTGLSGSGPAYAFTALDALADGGVKMGLPRRLAVRLGAQALLGAAKMLLDSEQHPGQLKDNVCSPGGATIHALHVLESGGFRSLLIDAVEASCSRTRKLQTMADQETVSPAAIKKTVLDKVKLDPSAGASLSASGHVRQAPCSLVPAGKE, encoded by the exons ATGAGCGTGGGCTTCATTGGGGCAGGGCAGCTGGCCTTTGCCCTAGCCAAGGGCTTCACAGCAGCAG GTGTTCTGGCTGCTCACAAGATAACGGCCAGCTCCCCAGACATGGACCAAGCCACGGTGTCTGCCCTCCGG AGGATGGGGGTGAACCTGACACCCCACAACAGGGAGGCCGTGAGCCGCAGCGATGTGCTCTTCCTGGCTGTGAAGCCACACATCATCCCCTTCATCCTGGATGAGATCGGGGCTGACATCGAGGACAGGCACACTGTGGTGTCCTGTGCGGCTGGCGTTACCATCAGCTCCATTGAAAAG AAGCTGACGGCGTTCCAGCCGGCTCCCAAAGTCATCCGCTGTATGACCAACACCCCGGTCGTGGTGCGGGAGGGCGTCACTGTGTATGCCACGGGCACTCACGCCCGGGTGGAGGACGGCAGGCTGGTGGAGCAGCTCATGGGCAGCGTGGGCTTCTGCAcagaggtggaggaggacctgATAGATGCCGTCACAGGGCTCAGCGGCAGTGGCCCTGCCTAC GCTTTCACGGCCCTGGATGCGCTGGCTGATGGCGGAGTTAAAATGGGACTTCCCAGGCGCCTGGCAGTCCGCCTTggggcccaggcccttctg GGGGCAGCCAAGATGCTGTTGGACTCAGAACAGCATCCGGGCCAGCTCAAGGACAACGTCTGCTCTCCCGGGGGAGCCACCATCCATGCCTTGCATGTGCTGGAGAGTGGTGGCTTTCGCTCCCTGCTTATCGATGCTGTGGAGGCCTCCTGCAGCCGCACCCG GAAGCTGCAGACCATGGCTGATCAGGAAACTGTCTCCCCTGCTGCCATAAAAAAAACCGTACTGGACAAGGTGAAACTGGACCCGTCTGCTGGggcctctctgtctgcctctggccaTGTGAGGCAGGCACCCTGCAGCCTGGTCCCCGCAGGCAAGGAATGA